A window of Vigna unguiculata cultivar IT97K-499-35 chromosome 4, ASM411807v1, whole genome shotgun sequence contains these coding sequences:
- the LOC114181398 gene encoding pentatricopeptide repeat-containing protein At4g19191, mitochondrial-like: MSLLSSSLASFRRPLYLWNLMIRDSTNNGFFTQTLNIYSSMAHSGVHGNNLTYPLLLKACANLASIQHGIVLHGHVLKLGFQADAFVQTGLVDMYSKCSRVESARLVFDEMPQRSVVSWNAMVSAYTRVSSMDQAFSLLKEMWVLGFEPTASTFVSILSGYSNLDTFKFRLQGVSIHGCLIKLGIVHTEVSLANSLMAMYAQFCAMDEARKVFDLMDEKSIISWTTMIGGYVKIGRAAEAFGLFNKMQRQSVGIDFVVFLNLISGCIQVGELLLASSVHSLVLKCGCDEVDSVENLIITLYAKCGNLTFARRIFDLIIEKSMLSWTSMIAGYAHSGHPSEALDLFRRMVKTDIRPNGATLATVLSACADLGSLSTGQEIEEYVFISGLESDQQVQTSLIHMYSKCGNIKKAREVFEKVTDKDLTVWTSMINSYAIHGMGNEAITLFHKMTTEEGIIPDAIVYTSVLLACSHSGLVEDGLKYFKSMQQDFRIAPTVEHCTCLIDLLGRVGQLNLALDAIQGMPLAVQAQAWGSLLSACRIHGNVELGELATVKLLETSPGSSGSYVLMSNLYTSLGKWKEAHMMRNLIDGKGLVKECGWSQVEVSGSHDALAAGN; this comes from the coding sequence ATGTCATTGCTTTCTTCATCCCTTGCCAGCTTCCGAAGACCACTTTACCTATGGAACTTGATGATTCGAGACTCCACCAATAATGGCTTCTTCACACAAACTTTAAACATATACTCTTCCATGGCACACTCTGGTGTCCATGGCAACAACCTCACCTACCCTTTGCTCCTCAAGGCATGTGCTAACCTCGCTTCCATTCAACATGGCATTGTGCTTCATGGGCATGTCCTCAAACTTGGGTTTCAAGCAGACGCCTTTGTCCAAACTGGTCTTGTTGATATGTACTCCAAATGCTCCCGTGTTGAATCTGCACGCCtcgtgtttgatgaaatgccgCAGAGGAGTGTTGTCTCGTGGAATGCCATGGTTTCGGCTTACACTCGCGTGTCTTCAATGGACCAGGCATTCAGCCTCTTGAAAGAAATGTGGGTTCTTGGTTTTGAGCCAACTGCTTCAAcgtttgtttcaattttgtcgGGTTATTCAAACTTGGATACTTTCAAGTTTCGTTTGCAGGGTGTGTCGATACACGGTTGCTTGATTAAACTTGGGATTGTGCACACGGAGGTCTCTCTCGCCAACTCACTAATGGCTATGTATGCCCAGTTTTGCGCAATGGACGAAGCAAGGAAAGTTTTTGACTTGATGGATGAGAAGTCAATAATTTCTTGGACAACTATGATAGGGGGTTATGTGAAAATTGGGCGTGCTGCGGAAGCATTTGGTTTATTTAACAAAATGCAACGGCAAAGTGTTGGCATAGACTTTGTTGTGTTTCTAAATCTGATTTCTGGTTGCATACAAGTAGGAGAGCTTTTGTTAGCTTCATCTGTTCACTCTCTTGTACTTAAATGCGGGTGTGATGAAGTGGATTCCgttgaaaatttgattattacTCTGTATGCAAAATGTGGTAACCTTACCTTTGCTAGAAGGATATTTGATCTGATCATTGAAAAGAGCATGTTATCGTGGACATCAATGATTGCAGGATATGCCCATTCAGGGCATCCATCGGAAGCACTGGATCTGTTTAGAAGGATGGTGAAGACAGATATTAGACCAAATGGGGCAACACTTGCGACTGTTTTATCAGCTTGTGCTGATTTGGGATCACTGAGCACGGGACAAGAGATTGAAGAGTATGTTTTTATAAGCGGGTTGGAATCAGACCAACAAGTCCAAACGTCTCTCATACATATGTACTCCAAATGTGGGAACATCAAGAAAGCAAGAGAAGTGTTTGAAAAGGTGACGGATAAAGATTTAACCGTTTGGACTTCCATGATAAATAGTTATGCAATCCATGGGATGGGGAATGAGGCTATCACCCTCTTTCACAAAATGACTACTGAAGAAGGGATAATTCCAGATGCCATTGTCTACACTAGTGTTTTGTTGGCCTGTAGCCATTCCGGATTGGTTGAAGATGGATTGAAGTACTTCAAAAGTATGCAACAGGACTTTAGAATAGCTCCTACAGTAGAACATTGTACCTGTTTGATAGATCTTCTCGGTCGAGTTGGCCAACTTAATTTAGCTTTAGATGCAATTCAGGGAATGCCACTGGCAGTCCAAGCTCAAGCTTGGGGTTCATTGCTTAGTGCTTGTAGGATTCATGGCAACGTTGAGTTGGGAGAGCTTGCAACTGTTAAGTTATTGGAAACTAGTCCTGGAAGCTCCGGAAGTTATGTTTTAATGTCTAACTTGTATACCTCTTTAGGCAAGTGGAAGGAGGCGCATATGATGAGAAATTTGATAGATGGTAAAGGATTAGTAAAAGAATGTGGCTGGAGCCAAGTTGAGGTCAGTGGTAGCCATGATGCTTTAGCAGCTGGAAATTGA